Proteins from a genomic interval of ANME-2 cluster archaeon:
- a CDS encoding phenylalanine--tRNA ligase subunit alpha, with amino-acid sequence MADVTQSDLTPNEKQVLLAMGDLETTNPKELSTASGLSVEAAVQGAFLLEEKGLLQVSEFTTEKYNLTTEGDEYVSSGLPERQVIEKVTSPTPIDAVKDEFGPKLVGIALGWMRKKGWARIEDGNLVPGDIPPPGDDEEALANLKAGTFTEISKGVKKDLVKRNLIEISEDKTRTITITESGKETFRLGITLEEEVAQLTSDLIRTGSWKDKHLRAYNIDAPVQPVYGAKTHPYQRLIDEMRQIFLEMGFTEIKGEIIQSSFWNFDALFQPQDHPARDMQDTFYLDSTGDVPPEYIDSVADMHEHGGDIDSKGWGGKWSKEQAKKNVLRTHTTANTIKYLADNPDPPVKAFCIDRAYRRETIDPTHTPEFEQLEGVVMDEGMSFSNLLGLLREFYHRVGFADVRFRPAYFPYTEPSVEPEVYIEGMGWIELGGAGVFRKEVTEPLGIKYPVLAWGLGVSRLAMLRLGLRDLRTLYQSDIDWLRKSPVCGD; translated from the coding sequence ATGGCCGATGTTACCCAATCCGATCTGACCCCTAATGAAAAACAGGTACTGCTGGCAATGGGAGACCTGGAGACTACAAACCCGAAAGAATTATCAACTGCCTCAGGCCTCAGCGTGGAAGCTGCCGTACAGGGTGCATTCCTGCTTGAGGAAAAAGGACTATTACAGGTATCTGAGTTTACAACTGAGAAATACAACCTGACAACGGAAGGGGATGAGTATGTTAGTTCGGGCCTGCCCGAACGGCAGGTCATCGAAAAGGTCACATCACCCACACCAATTGATGCCGTGAAGGATGAGTTTGGCCCGAAACTTGTCGGAATAGCACTGGGCTGGATGCGCAAAAAAGGCTGGGCAAGAATCGAAGACGGTAACCTTGTCCCTGGCGACATTCCACCCCCTGGAGATGATGAAGAGGCCCTGGCCAATCTAAAGGCAGGTACCTTTACTGAAATTTCGAAGGGTGTAAAAAAAGACCTTGTCAAACGCAATCTCATTGAGATCAGCGAAGATAAGACCCGCACCATTACGATAACAGAGTCCGGGAAGGAGACGTTCCGATTGGGTATCACACTGGAAGAAGAAGTGGCCCAGCTCACATCAGACCTTATAAGGACAGGCAGCTGGAAGGATAAACACCTTCGTGCTTATAATATAGACGCACCTGTGCAGCCTGTCTATGGTGCCAAGACACATCCGTATCAGAGGCTCATAGATGAGATGCGCCAGATATTCCTTGAGATGGGATTCACAGAGATCAAGGGCGAGATAATCCAGAGCAGTTTCTGGAATTTCGATGCCCTGTTCCAGCCCCAGGACCACCCTGCCCGGGATATGCAGGACACCTTCTACCTGGACAGCACCGGTGATGTGCCCCCCGAATATATTGATTCCGTGGCTGACATGCACGAACATGGGGGAGATATCGACAGCAAGGGATGGGGGGGGAAGTGGAGCAAGGAGCAGGCCAAAAAGAACGTACTGCGCACACACACCACAGCCAATACAATAAAATATCTTGCAGACAATCCGGACCCGCCTGTAAAGGCTTTCTGCATCGACAGGGCATACCGCAGGGAGACCATTGACCCCACCCATACCCCTGAGTTCGAGCAGCTTGAGGGTGTGGTAATGGATGAGGGTATGAGCTTTTCAAACCTGCTTGGGTTGCTGAGGGAGTTCTATCACAGGGTAGGGTTTGCCGATGTCAGGTTCAGGCCCGCCTATTTCCCTTATACCGAGCCCAGCGTGGAACCGGAAGTGTATATCGAGGGTATGGGCTGGATCGAACTGGGCGGTGCCGGTGTGTTTCGTAAGGAGGTCACCGAACCCCTTGGTATAAAGTATCCTGTTCTTGCATGGGGCCTTGGTGTCAGCAGGCTTGCAATGCTGAGACTGGGTTTGCGTGACCTTCGGACGCTGTACCAGTCAGATATCGACTGGCTGCGCAAGAGTCCTGTATGCGGGGATTGA